In one Ornithinimicrobium pratense genomic region, the following are encoded:
- a CDS encoding DUF664 domain-containing protein, translating into MSTDAASTERTGPPAWEPPLAGTDTEHVFATLERLRATFRWKADGLDLDQLRARAVPTSELTVGGLLKHLAVCEDDVFCWRTSGRPPVTWLSVPEDEVERWQFTVGPDESAEQVYQLWAAAVGRSRTRQQELVAEGGLDRPGHLEFDGVRPSIRRHLHDLIEEYGRHTGHMDLLREAIDGHVGEDPPSDWPMLP; encoded by the coding sequence ATGAGCACCGACGCGGCGAGCACCGAACGCACCGGACCACCTGCGTGGGAGCCGCCGCTGGCCGGCACGGACACCGAGCACGTCTTCGCGACGCTTGAGCGTCTGCGCGCAACCTTCCGGTGGAAGGCGGACGGTCTGGATCTCGACCAGCTGCGGGCCAGAGCCGTGCCGACCTCCGAGCTGACCGTGGGTGGCCTGCTCAAGCACCTGGCCGTGTGCGAGGACGACGTCTTCTGCTGGCGGACCTCGGGCCGGCCGCCCGTCACCTGGCTGTCGGTGCCGGAGGACGAGGTCGAGCGCTGGCAGTTCACCGTGGGCCCGGACGAGAGCGCCGAGCAGGTCTACCAATTATGGGCCGCGGCCGTCGGCCGGTCACGGACCCGGCAGCAGGAACTCGTGGCCGAGGGCGGTCTGGACCGGCCCGGTCACCTCGAGTTCGACGGGGTGCGGCCCAGCATCCGGCGCCACCTGCACGACCTCATCGAGGAGTACGGCCGGCACACCGGCCACATGGACCTGCTGCGCGAGGCCATCGACGGTCACGTGGGCGAGGACCCGCCGTCGGACTGGCCGATGCTGCCCTGA